From Daucus carota subsp. sativus chromosome 6, DH1 v3.0, whole genome shotgun sequence, the proteins below share one genomic window:
- the LOC108225621 gene encoding uncharacterized protein LOC108225621, producing MEVGSGSGYKVFTSSFYHPKINEDQHEYVSPRLQDEGYGDTLSEVVPPEPSSVDEINENEDVDFIFFHETPKTLLPLTGLDTSKIVSSEKTTKEEGKQSPSSEHFKHVLVTEEPVTENIDKEFDTMEATWEAIIEAGKLPEKKQLKKTETWNAPPVVMPVAGRKEMRKYETFNESVLGRQRGGLQRDMSIGQAELNHRIEAFISKFNKDMRLQRQESEQRFLEMINR from the exons ATGGAGGTGGGAAGTGGTTCTGGTTATAAAG TTTTTACCTCCAGTTTTTATCATCCTAAGATAAACGAGGACCAACATGAATATGTTAGTCCTCGTTTACAAGATGAAGGTTACGGTGACACTTTGTCAGAAGTAGTGCCACCAGAACCTTCATCAGTAGATGAAATCAACGAGAATGAGGACgttgatttcattttttttcatgaaactccAAAGACATTACTACCACTCACTGGACTAGACACAAGTAAGATTGTTTCTTCGGAGAAAACAACGAAAGAAGAAGGGAAGCAGAGTCCATCTTCAGAACACTTCAAACATGTCTTAGTTACTGAAGAGCCGGTTACTGAAAACATTGACAAAGAATTTGATACAATGGAGGCAACATGGGAAGCAATTATTGAGGCTGGGAAATTACCCGAAAAAAAGCAGCTGAAGAAGACGGAAACATGGAATGCACCTCCAGTAGTTATGCCTGTGGCAGGGCGGAAGGAGATGAGAAAATATGAGACGTTTAATGAGTCCGTGTTGGGGAGGCAGAGAGGTGGGCTGCAGAGGGACATGTCAATAGGTCAGGCTGAGTTGAACCACCGAATCGAAGCGTTTATCAGCAAGTTCAACAAGGATATGAGATTACAACGGCAAGAATCTGAGCAGAGATTTTTAGAAATGATTAATAGATGA
- the LOC108224456 gene encoding uncharacterized WD repeat-containing protein C17D11.16 has translation MIAAVSWIPKGVSKPVPEAAEPPSKEEIEKLIKSGVLEESGDGESEQDDEGMDVEAVEEPDEVARALAAADAMGKSSKSIGFEDIADGLRELDMDNYDEEDDGIELFSKGLGDTYYKDNEEDPYLKDDGNDSEELEDMVIKAEDSVIICARNEDDLSHLEIWILEDIVDDDQNMFIHHDIILPAFPLCTAWLDCPIKGGEKGNFVAVGSMDPAIEIWDLDIMDEVQPSLILGGIAEEEKKKKKGTKKSIKYKKGSHTDSVLGLAWNKEYRNILASASADKTVKIWDVATGECNITMEHHTDKVQAVAWNNHAPQVLLSGSFDHSVVMKDGRIPEHTGFKWSVNADVESLTWDPHTEHSFVVSLENGTVSGFDIRAAKADASGPKPSFTLHAHDKAVSSISYNPRIPNLLATGSTDKMVKLWDISNNQPSCLASKNPKAGAVFSIAFSEDSPFLLAIGGSKGKLELWDTITDAGISRKYGNYSSQKKNSTSND, from the exons ATGATTGCAGCTGTTTCTTGGATCCCTAAGGGGGTTTCAAAACCTGTGCCGGAAGCAGCCGAGCCTCCTTCAAAGGAGGAAATCGAGAAGCTTATAAAGAGCGGAGTATTGGAAGAAAG TGGAGATGGTGAAAGTGAACAAGATGACGAAGGTATGGATGTGGAGGCTGTCGAGGAGCCTGATGAGGTTGCTCGAGCATTAGCAGCAGCTGATGCCATGGGGAAGTCATCTAAGAGTATCGGTTTTGAGGACATTGCAGATGGTTTACGAGAATTAGATATGGATAACTATGATGAAGAGGATGATG GCATCGAGCTTTTTAGTAAGGGACTGGGGGACACTTACTACAAGGATAACGAAGAGGATCCATATCTGAAGGATGAT GGTAATGACTCTGAAGAGCTTGAAGATATGGTAATAAAAGCCGAGGACTCTGTGATAATATGTGCACGTAATGAGGATGATCTTAGCCATCTTGAG ATCTGGATATTGGAAGATATAGTTGATGACGATCAAAACATGTTTATCCATCATGATATTATACTCCCGGCATTTCCCCTCTGCACAGCATGGCTTGATTGCCCAATAAAAGGTGGAGAAAAAG GGAACTTTGTTGCTGTTGGATCAATGGACCCAGCAATTGAGATATGGGATCTTGACATT ATGGATGAAGTACAACCATCCCTGATACTAGGAGGTATTGCCGAggaggagaagaagaaaaaaaagggaACAAAG AAATCTATTAAATACAAAAAAGGCAGTCACACAGATTCAGTGCTTGGACTTGCTTGGAACAAAGAGTACAG AAATATTCTTGCTAGTGCTAGTGCTGACAAAACAGTAAAGATTTGGGACGTGGCCACTGGAGAATGCAATATCACAATGGAACACCATACAGATAAA GTCCAAGCTGTTGCATGGAACAATCATGCTCCCCAAGTTCTTCTCAGTGGATCTTTCGATCATTCAGTAGTTATG AAAGACGGAAGAATTCCGGAGCATACTGGATTCAAGTGGTCAGTAAATGCTGATGTCGAGAGCCTGACATGGGATCCTCACACCGAGCACTCATTTGTG GTCAGTCTGGAAAATGGCACTGTTAGTGGTTTTGACATACGGGCTGCCAAGGCTGACGCATCAGGGCCAAAGCCAAGTTTCACTCTCCATGCTCATGACAAAGCTGTTTCCTCTATTTCTTATAACCCTCGGATACCAAAT CTTCTTGCAACAGGTTCTACGGATAAGATG GTAAAACTATGGGATATCTCCAATAATCAACCTTCATGTCTTGCATCTAAGAATCCTAAAGCT GGAGCAGTATTTTCCATAGCCTTCTCAGAAGATTCCCCCTTTTTGCTGGCTATAGGGGGTTCTAAAGGAAAATTGGAA CTCTGGGATACAATAACCGATGCAGGGATCTCTCGGAAATACGGAAATTACAGTAGTCAGAAAAAGAACTCGACGTCAAATGACTAA